One segment of Ricinus communis isolate WT05 ecotype wild-type chromosome 8, ASM1957865v1, whole genome shotgun sequence DNA contains the following:
- the LOC8286097 gene encoding protein SODIUM POTASSIUM ROOT DEFECTIVE 3, translated as MKRMDLFCSSPASTAICSSLDHRSVVHHGTRPIDHRHNSKPYATCSSSSQLPINPKPSYFERSRRTTSSSVKQRDFHRESSADEYSAANKQQDHLRRRSSADASDVRTHTGSSRHLLSDKVPYIDWLSESDALILDRENQHPKARHATSKTAPARRSCSLAYYAHDDSIAKNGHASAPFPTQISTKSKLSSSNVSPALKSSSSARSRDQVVVLWVSIHCKGCEGKVRKHISKMEGVTSFSIDLATKKVTVIGNVTPLGVLASVSKVKNAQLWPYPSSSSSIPSPSPRWST; from the exons atgaaaagaatggATCTTTTCTGTTCTTCTCCTGCATCAACTGCTATATGTTCTAGTCTGGACCATCGTTCAGTGGTTCACCATGGCACTAGACCTATCGATCATCGTCACAATTCAAAACCTTATGCTACTTGTTCATCATCATCTCAACTACCCATTAATCCAAAGCCTAGTTACTTTGAGAGGAGCAGAAGGACCACTTCTTCTTCTGTGAAACAACGCGATTTTCACAGAGAAAGCTCTGCTGATGAGTATTCTGCAGCTAATAAGCAACAGGATCATTTACGTAGAAGAAGCTCTGCTGATGCAAGTGATGTCCGTACTCATACTGGCTCTTCGAGGCATCTTTTGAGTGATAAAGTACCCTATATTGATTGGCTTTCAGAGTCTGATGCATTGATTCTTGATCGTGAGAATCAACATCCCAAGGCTAGGCATGCAACCTCAAAGACTGCTCCTGCTAGGAGATCTTGTTCACTAGCTTATTATGCTCATGATGATTCGATTGCTAAAAATGGTCATGCTTCTGCACCATTTCCTACACAAATTAGTACAAAGTCCAAGCTTTCAAGCTCTAATGTTTCTCCTGCTTTAAAGTCTTCTTCCTCAGCTCGCTCCCGCGACCAG GTTGTGGTTTTGTGGGTGTCAATTCATTGCAAGGGATGTGAAGGAAAAGTCAGAAAGCATATCTCCAAAATGGAAG GAGTGACATCATTCAGTATAGATTTGGCGACAAAGAAAGTTACAGTGATAGGGAATGTGACTCCATTAGGTGTTCTTGCTAGTGTGTCAAAGGTGAAGAATGCTCAGCTTTGGCCAtatccatcatcatcatcctcaaTTCCATCCCCATCCCCTCGATGGTCCACTTGA
- the LOC8286120 gene encoding 60S ribosomal protein L35, with protein MARIKVHELRNKSKTELLSQLKDLKAELALLRVAKVTGGAPNKLSKIKVVRLSIAQVLTVISQKQKAALREAYKNKKLLPLDLRPKKTRAIRRRLTKHQASLKTEREKKREMYFPVRKYAIKV; from the exons ATGG CAAGAATCAAGGTTCACGAGCTAAGAAACAAATCAAAAACAGAGTTATTGAGCCAGTTGAAAGATCTAAAAGCAGAGCTAGCTCTTCTCCGTGTTGCTAAAGTCACTGGTGGTGCACCCAACAAGCTTTCCAAGAT TAAGGTAGTGAGGCTATCGATAGCACAGGTATTGACTGTGATATCACAGAAGCAGAAGGCTGCTTTAAGGGAAGCCTACAAGAATAAGAAGTTGTTGCCTCTTGATTTGCGTCCCAAGAAGACTAGAGCTATCCGCAGACGTCTCACTAAGCACCAG GCATCATTGAAGACTGAGCGAGAGAAGAAGAGGGAAATGTACTTTCCAGTGAGGAAGTATGCCATTAAGGTGTAA